DNA sequence from the Cucumis melo cultivar AY chromosome 6, USDA_Cmelo_AY_1.0, whole genome shotgun sequence genome:
CCGATTATAGAGGAGAAAGAGAATGAGAACGAGGAAGAGAGCAACGCCGACGGGGGATCCAGTGACGCGGTGGATGGAGTCAGGTTCGCCGGAGGAGAAGATGGCGGAGACGAAGGAGCCGCGATCGGAGGAGAGGAACTGGATGGTGAGAAGGAGGAGGATGGGGAGGAGGAGGAGACCGAAGGGACTTAGGAGGTCGGAAATGGCGTCGGTGAGAGCCTCGCCTTGGTCGCCGAGTAGGAAAGGGACTACAATGACGATGGCAACAACCACGGCCAGGAGAATGGCGTGGGGAGCTC
Encoded proteins:
- the LOC103483850 gene encoding uncharacterized protein LOC103483850, whose protein sequence is MIEERQGGAPHAILLAVVVAIVIVVPFLLGDQGEALTDAISDLLSPFGLLLLPILLLLTIQFLSSDRGSFVSAIFSSGEPDSIHRVTGSPVGVALFLVLILFLLYNRISIFGGDDDSGD